A genomic window from uncultured Fibrobacter sp. includes:
- a CDS encoding AMP-binding protein, translating to MILNRFLARTEYSSYEDLYENFKLSIPEDFNFAYDVVDEYAKTEPKREALVWCDDNDESHIFTFKDLSIASQRTANFLVEKGIKKGDRVMLILRRHYEFWFFLLALHRIGAIAIPATNMLAAEDLEYRFKAADIKMVVSYDDPVLQKEIDTACEHTHIVETLVTIGQSRQNWINFYDDYEICEPSFPRPTGDAATHNDDIMVVYFTSGTSSNPKMVAHTFSYPLGHIVTAKYWQNVVDGGRHLTVAETGWAKALWGKIYGQWIAGSAVFTYDMNVFIPGKLLEKMQEYKVTTFCAPPTVYRYILQHGVEKYDLSSLKYCTTAGEALNLDIYKKFFEKTGLRLHEGYGQTELTLTTGNFEWMEARPGSMGKPSPGYRMDIVDADGNSCGPDEVGEIIIKIDEGKPFGMFGGYYRDEERTQKVFEGGVYHTGDTATRDKDGFFWFVGRTDDLIKSSGYRISPFEVEEVLHKHPAVLEVAVTGVEDKSRGQAVKATVVLQKGYEASKELAKEIQLFAKNVAASYKSPRIIDFVSELPKTISGKIRRASIRDKDANDKAKEDSATEQSKSEKENSAAETAE from the coding sequence ATGATACTCAATAGATTCCTAGCACGAACCGAATACTCCTCTTACGAGGACCTCTACGAAAACTTTAAGCTCTCGATTCCCGAAGACTTTAACTTCGCTTACGACGTAGTCGACGAATACGCGAAGACCGAACCTAAGCGCGAAGCCTTGGTCTGGTGCGACGACAACGACGAAAGCCACATTTTCACCTTCAAGGACCTCTCGATTGCCTCGCAGCGTACCGCGAACTTCCTCGTAGAAAAGGGCATCAAGAAGGGTGACCGCGTGATGCTGATTTTGCGCCGTCACTACGAATTTTGGTTCTTCCTGCTGGCGCTCCACCGTATCGGTGCAATCGCCATTCCGGCAACGAACATGCTCGCCGCCGAAGACTTGGAATACCGATTCAAGGCCGCCGACATCAAGATGGTCGTCTCTTACGACGATCCGGTACTCCAGAAGGAAATCGACACCGCCTGCGAACATACGCACATTGTCGAAACGCTCGTAACCATCGGCCAGTCCCGCCAGAACTGGATTAACTTCTACGACGACTACGAAATCTGCGAGCCAAGTTTTCCGCGCCCGACAGGCGATGCCGCCACGCACAACGACGACATCATGGTCGTGTACTTTACCAGTGGCACTAGCAGCAACCCGAAAATGGTCGCCCACACCTTCAGCTACCCACTCGGCCACATCGTGACCGCCAAGTACTGGCAGAACGTGGTTGACGGGGGCCGCCACCTGACCGTTGCCGAAACCGGTTGGGCCAAGGCGCTCTGGGGCAAGATTTATGGCCAGTGGATTGCAGGTTCCGCCGTATTCACTTACGACATGAACGTGTTCATTCCGGGCAAGCTGCTCGAAAAGATGCAGGAATACAAGGTGACCACCTTCTGTGCGCCGCCGACCGTTTACCGCTACATCCTGCAGCACGGCGTCGAAAAGTATGACCTTTCTAGCCTCAAGTACTGCACCACCGCAGGCGAGGCTTTGAACCTCGACATTTACAAGAAGTTCTTCGAAAAGACGGGACTCCGCCTGCACGAAGGCTACGGCCAGACCGAACTCACGCTTACCACGGGCAATTTCGAATGGATGGAAGCCCGCCCCGGTTCCATGGGCAAGCCCTCCCCCGGCTACCGCATGGACATCGTGGATGCCGATGGCAACAGCTGCGGCCCCGATGAAGTCGGCGAAATCATCATCAAGATTGACGAAGGCAAGCCCTTCGGCATGTTCGGTGGCTACTACCGCGACGAAGAACGCACCCAGAAAGTCTTCGAGGGCGGCGTCTACCACACCGGCGACACCGCTACCCGCGACAAGGACGGTTTCTTCTGGTTCGTGGGCCGTACCGACGACCTGATCAAGAGCTCCGGCTACCGCATCAGTCCCTTCGAAGTTGAAGAAGTGCTCCACAAGCACCCCGCCGTCTTGGAAGTGGCCGTTACAGGCGTCGAAGACAAGTCCCGCGGACAGGCCGTGAAGGCAACCGTCGTGCTCCAGAAGGGCTACGAAGCCTCCAAGGAACTCGCAAAGGAAATCCAGCTGTTCGCAAAGAACGTGGCAGCCTCTTACAAGAGCCCGCGCATCATCGACTTCGTTTCTGAACTGCCGAAGACCATCAGCGGAAAAATCCGCCGAGCCTCTATCCGCGACAAGGACGCAAACGACAAGGCCAAGGAAGATTCCGCCACGGAACAATCCAAATCAGAAAAGGAAAACTCCGCAGCGGAAACCGCAGAATAA